A genomic window from Clostridium cylindrosporum DSM 605 includes:
- a CDS encoding energy-coupling factor transporter transmembrane component T family protein, translating to MAGSVTLSYIKKDSIIHNLTGATKLVFFLLWSIAAMFTYDTPVLLSMFIISLVLFRVSKIKFKEVKVALTFMAVLIIMNIIAIYIFSPEHGVKVYGTRHEVLHIIGNYTITLEQLFYMFNFMLKYLAVIPVALLFILATDPSEFASSLNRIGVSYKVGYAVAIALRYIPDIQKDYYNISKAQQAKGVELSKKDKFHRRLKNSATILLPLIISSINRIDVISNAMQLRGFGKNKKRTWYAEKPLRKLDIITLIIVIIVLILSFIVTFYDGNRFYNPFVK from the coding sequence AGTTAGTTTTTTTCCTGCTTTGGAGCATAGCTGCAATGTTTACCTATGATACCCCTGTACTTCTAAGTATGTTTATAATTAGTTTGGTACTTTTTAGAGTTTCCAAGATTAAGTTTAAGGAAGTTAAAGTTGCTTTAACATTTATGGCTGTTTTAATAATCATGAATATAATTGCAATATATATATTCTCCCCTGAACATGGTGTCAAGGTATATGGAACAAGGCATGAGGTTTTACACATTATTGGGAATTATACTATTACACTAGAACAATTATTTTATATGTTTAACTTTATGTTAAAGTATCTTGCGGTAATCCCTGTGGCATTATTATTTATTTTAGCAACAGACCCTAGTGAATTTGCATCAAGTTTAAATAGAATAGGTGTAAGTTATAAGGTAGGGTATGCAGTTGCTATAGCATTAAGATATATTCCAGACATACAAAAAGATTACTACAATATATCTAAGGCCCAGCAGGCTAAGGGAGTAGAACTTAGTAAAAAGGATAAGTTTCATAGAAGGCTTAAAAATTCAGCAACAATACTACTTCCTTTAATAATATCAAGTATAAATAGAATAGATGTAATATCTAATGCAATGCAGCTAAGAGGGTTTGGAAAGAATAAGAAGCGTACATGGTATGCTGAGAAACCCCTTAGAAAGCTTGATATTATTACACTAATTATTGTTATTATAGTACTCATATTATCATTTATAGTAACTTTTTATGATGGAAATAGATTTTATAATCCTTTTGTTAAGTAA
- a CDS encoding GGDEF domain-containing protein has protein sequence MKNNNPKTSIYASMALYIVLYYLWITFFNENLYFNFISNIFQTIPLLVAAACLIYTYKKECSKKSYFWLILSIGSIVNLMGQVVVDYYEMILGVKVPTAGWEHFFWTLSAVIFLISLVYKFHNKINKYPTLLLILDTMTVVCIAVALTWVYVILPNIIKVEVTNFLDLTFYIIYPVVDIGILFILTCYLFLKDLRDEKKSMSMIAAAFFVLLIANSAYCYLQTTGSYFTGSRIDPLWSMFAFLLSSAGLKFRKESGNEYISENQTIEYNKVFRFMFFLPGMSVILLFVLLFIKEDIVVWICSGISIILINIRQVTINLQNKALIKKLKALNETLETKVVERTEELFHLAFYDYLTNLPNRRFFENRLRSLMNSNRKDNSMIAVMFIDLDRFKYVNDTFGHSCGDLLLQIAAKRIEDSVDRRGIVCRQGGDEFAIIINGVEDKIDVKNTANKIISDLSRCMDLNGHCLHITCSIGIAIYPIDGNDYESIIKHADAAMYHSKEKGKNTYSLYCDKMDKESVV, from the coding sequence ATGAAGAACAATAATCCTAAGACATCGATTTATGCCTCGATGGCTTTATACATAGTATTATATTATCTTTGGATAACATTTTTTAATGAAAACTTATATTTTAATTTTATATCTAATATATTTCAAACTATTCCTCTTTTAGTTGCAGCAGCATGTCTTATATATACTTATAAAAAAGAATGCAGTAAAAAGAGTTACTTCTGGCTTATTCTCTCAATAGGTTCTATAGTAAACCTTATGGGGCAAGTGGTAGTGGATTACTATGAGATGATTTTGGGGGTAAAAGTACCTACTGCAGGATGGGAACATTTTTTCTGGACATTATCAGCAGTGATATTTTTAATTTCCCTAGTTTATAAGTTTCATAATAAAATAAATAAATATCCTACCCTGCTATTAATACTAGACACTATGACAGTAGTATGTATAGCAGTTGCTTTAACCTGGGTTTATGTAATATTACCTAATATTATTAAAGTAGAAGTTACGAACTTTTTAGATTTAACCTTCTATATTATATATCCTGTAGTGGATATTGGGATTTTATTTATATTAACCTGTTATCTATTCTTAAAGGACCTACGTGATGAAAAGAAAAGTATGTCTATGATTGCAGCAGCTTTCTTTGTTCTGCTTATTGCTAATTCAGCCTATTGCTATCTACAGACAACTGGGAGTTATTTTACAGGAAGTCGTATAGACCCTTTATGGTCGATGTTTGCATTTTTATTAAGTAGTGCAGGGTTAAAGTTTAGGAAAGAATCAGGGAATGAATATATATCTGAAAATCAAACAATAGAATATAATAAAGTATTCAGATTCATGTTTTTTTTACCAGGAATGAGTGTGATATTACTATTTGTTTTACTTTTTATAAAAGAAGATATAGTAGTGTGGATTTGCTCCGGTATAAGTATAATCCTAATTAATATACGACAAGTAACAATAAATCTTCAAAACAAAGCTTTAATTAAAAAGCTAAAAGCACTAAATGAAACCTTGGAAACAAAGGTAGTAGAGAGGACAGAGGAACTTTTTCATTTGGCATTTTATGATTATTTAACTAATTTGCCTAATAGAAGATTTTTCGAAAATAGACTTCGAAGCTTAATGAATTCTAATAGAAAAGATAATAGTATGATAGCGGTAATGTTTATAGACTTAGATAGATTCAAATATGTTAACGATACATTTGGTCATTCCTGTGGTGATTTACTTCTTCAGATTGCTGCAAAACGTATAGAGGATAGTGTTGATAGAAGGGGAATTGTTTGTAGGCAAGGTGGAGATGAGTTTGCGATTATAATTAATGGTGTAGAGGATAAGATAGATGTTAAAAACACTGCTAATAAAATAATTAGTGATTTAAGCAGATGTATGGATTTAAATGGACATTGTTTACATATTACATGTAGTATTGGAATTGCCATTTATCCAATTGATGGTAATGATTATGAGAGTATAATTAAGCATGCAGATGCGGCAATGTATCACTCTAAGGAGAAAGGAAAAAACACATATAGCCTTTATTGTGATAAAATGGATAAGGAAAGTGTTGTTTAG
- a CDS encoding C40 family peptidase translates to MLKIKKLIPMAAIMIMLTCSSVFASGVSLINKTATITVGGLNVRKTPKIESGNVISTVSKGANFQIVGQQSGWYKIKLSSNKYGWVSSKYVKLNSQVSKEEAEKVKRDKIVKLAKAQIGKPYVWGAQGPRSFDCSGLVTYVYKNAGDIKAPRTSAEQSKMGTTVKRSNLKPGDLVFSSTNGTGRVSHVGIYVGSGQMIHAPRAGSVVQKTSINTTYWNKAYLWSKDII, encoded by the coding sequence ATGTTAAAGATTAAGAAGTTAATACCTATGGCTGCAATAATGATAATGTTAACTTGCTCCAGCGTATTTGCAAGTGGGGTTAGTTTAATTAATAAAACTGCTACTATTACTGTTGGGGGATTAAATGTTAGAAAAACTCCAAAGATTGAAAGTGGAAATGTAATATCCACAGTTTCTAAGGGAGCTAACTTTCAAATAGTAGGTCAGCAAAGTGGATGGTATAAGATAAAGCTAAGTAGTAATAAGTACGGATGGGTTAGCTCAAAGTATGTTAAGTTAAATAGCCAAGTAAGTAAAGAAGAAGCTGAAAAGGTTAAACGTGATAAAATAGTAAAGCTAGCTAAGGCACAAATTGGAAAGCCTTATGTATGGGGAGCACAAGGTCCTAGGTCTTTTGATTGCTCGGGACTTGTTACATACGTGTATAAAAATGCAGGTGATATTAAGGCTCCTAGAACATCAGCAGAACAATCAAAAATGGGGACAACCGTAAAGCGTTCAAACTTAAAGCCAGGTGATTTAGTATTTTCTAGTACAAATGGCACAGGACGTGTAAGTCATGTTGGTATTTATGTAGGAAGCGGACAAATGATACACGCTCCAAGAGCAGGGTCTGTAGTACAGAAAACTAGTATAAATACAACATACTGGAATAAGGCCTATCTTTGGTCAAAGGATATTATCTAA
- a CDS encoding 6-pyruvoyl trahydropterin synthase family protein, producing MFKIKSEVGFDMAHYLCGYEGKCANIHGHRYRLVATLKSETLQESGQCRGMVDDFTNFKKALKEIAEDFDHKLLIEDNEEGRELAAKLEVLPNNFDIVFVPYRTTAEEMSRDVFNRLKSKGFKIYEVELFETPTNSCIYTEE from the coding sequence ATGTTTAAGATAAAAAGTGAAGTAGGATTTGACATGGCACATTATCTATGTGGATATGAAGGAAAGTGTGCAAATATACATGGGCATAGATATAGACTAGTTGCAACATTAAAGTCAGAGACGTTGCAGGAATCTGGACAATGTAGAGGAATGGTTGATGACTTTACAAATTTTAAAAAGGCATTAAAGGAGATTGCAGAGGACTTTGACCATAAGCTTCTTATAGAGGATAATGAAGAAGGGAGAGAGCTTGCTGCAAAGCTAGAGGTGCTTCCAAATAACTTTGACATTGTCTTTGTACCATACAGAACAACAGCTGAGGAAATGTCTAGGGATGTTTTTAATAGACTAAAGTCTAAGGGATTTAAGATTTATGAAGTAGAACTATTTGAAACGCCAACAAATAGCTGCATATATACGGAGGAATAA
- the queE gene encoding putative 7-carboxy-7-deazaguanine synthase QueE, whose protein sequence is MFNIIEKFLSVDGEGPTSGELATFIRFFNCNLRCSWCDTTYSWDRYNISEVLSARDIYDYIKGNGARNVTLTGGEPLIQDGIENLLDMLNKDSDLVVHIETNGSIDILPFKERFQNISFIVDYKLPKSGMTNRMNTGNLKSVEIDDVYKFVVGSREDLDVAYSIIKEHELTSKCLVYFSPVLGEIEMETIVDFMKEKKLNEVRLQVQLHKVIWDKDARGV, encoded by the coding sequence ATGTTTAATATAATAGAAAAATTTTTATCTGTTGATGGAGAAGGTCCAACTTCTGGAGAACTTGCTACATTTATAAGATTTTTTAATTGTAATCTAAGATGTTCATGGTGTGATACTACCTATTCATGGGATAGGTATAATATAAGTGAGGTTTTATCAGCTAGAGATATCTATGATTATATAAAGGGAAATGGAGCTAGAAATGTTACATTAACAGGTGGAGAGCCATTAATTCAAGATGGAATTGAAAACCTTCTTGATATGCTTAATAAAGATAGTGATTTAGTAGTTCATATAGAAACTAACGGGTCTATTGATATATTACCTTTTAAGGAAAGGTTTCAAAATATAAGTTTTATAGTTGATTATAAGCTACCTAAAAGCGGAATGACAAATCGCATGAACACAGGAAATCTAAAAAGTGTTGAAATAGATGATGTGTATAAGTTTGTAGTAGGAAGTCGTGAGGATTTAGATGTAGCATATAGCATTATTAAAGAACATGAATTAACATCTAAATGCTTAGTTTACTTTAGCCCTGTTTTAGGGGAGATTGAAATGGAGACAATTGTAGATTTTATGAAGGAGAAGAAGCTTAATGAAGTTAGGCTTCAGGTTCAGCTGCATAAGGTTATATGGGATAAGGATGCTAGAGGAGTATAA
- the queC gene encoding 7-cyano-7-deazaguanine synthase QueC: MNKKAVVVFSGGQDSTTCLFWALKEFDEVIAVTFNYNQKHSLEIDCAKDIAKELGVEHHILDMELLNQLAPNALTRDDIKIEKGEDGELPSTFVEGRNMLFLTFAGVLAKVKGAKHIVTGVCETDFSGYPDCRDVFIKSLNVTLNLAMDYDFVVHTPLMWLDKAQTWEMADKFGKLDYVREKTLTCYNGIIGDGCKECPSCILRNNGLNKYLEDKKEK, from the coding sequence ATGAATAAGAAAGCGGTAGTTGTATTTAGTGGTGGACAGGATTCTACTACATGTTTGTTTTGGGCACTTAAGGAATTTGATGAGGTAATAGCGGTTACATTTAACTATAACCAAAAACATAGTTTAGAAATAGATTGCGCAAAGGATATTGCAAAGGAACTTGGGGTTGAACATCATATACTTGATATGGAACTTCTTAATCAATTAGCCCCAAATGCACTAACTCGTGATGATATAAAGATAGAAAAAGGTGAGGATGGAGAGCTTCCATCAACCTTTGTTGAAGGGCGAAACATGCTGTTTTTAACATTCGCAGGTGTGTTAGCTAAGGTTAAAGGTGCAAAGCATATAGTAACAGGGGTATGTGAAACAGACTTTAGTGGATATCCTGACTGTAGAGACGTGTTCATAAAGTCCCTAAATGTTACACTAAACCTAGCTATGGACTATGATTTTGTAGTTCATACACCTTTAATGTGGCTAGATAAGGCCCAAACTTGGGAGATGGCGGATAAGTTCGGAAAACTTGACTATGTAAGAGAAAAGACACTTACATGCTACAATGGGATAATAGGGGATGGGTGCAAGGAATGTCCATCTTGCATACTTCGTAACAATGGACTAAATAAATACTTAGAAGATAAGAAGGAGAAATAG
- the queF gene encoding preQ(1) synthase, whose product MSHSGRKESELDNITLLGNQGTKYDFGYNPDILEAFDNKHPNNDYFVKFNCPEFTSLCPITGQPDFATIYISYIPSIKMVESKSLKLYLFSFRNHGDFHEDCMNIIMKDLIKLMDPKYIEVWGKFTPRGGISIDPYCNYGKPGTKYEEMANYRLMNHDMYPEKVDNR is encoded by the coding sequence ATGAGTCACAGTGGAAGAAAAGAATCAGAATTAGATAACATAACACTACTTGGAAATCAAGGAACAAAGTATGATTTTGGATATAACCCAGATATACTAGAAGCCTTTGATAATAAGCATCCTAATAACGACTACTTTGTAAAGTTTAATTGTCCAGAGTTTACAAGTCTATGCCCAATAACAGGTCAACCAGATTTTGCAACTATATATATAAGCTATATACCATCAATTAAAATGGTAGAAAGTAAGTCTTTGAAGTTATATCTATTTAGCTTTAGAAACCATGGAGATTTCCATGAGGATTGTATGAATATAATCATGAAGGACCTAATTAAGTTAATGGACCCTAAATATATAGAGGTATGGGGAAAGTTCACTCCAAGGGGAGGAATAAGTATAGACCCATATTGCAACTATGGAAAGCCAGGTACTAAGTATGAGGAAATGGCAAACTACAGACTAATGAATCATGATATGTATCCTGAAAAAGTAGATAATAGATAA
- a CDS encoding MarR family winged helix-turn-helix transcriptional regulator: MDLYGHRANQLARYFNKRLNERISPHGLYTSQWGIILYLYQRGECTQVELCQYLCVEAPTITRTLSRMEEMGWIIRGEGKDKRQRLISLTDKAYEMFPKWSAESYNLEQEAMQNIDKEELEIFKKVLLQMMKNLE, encoded by the coding sequence TTGGATTTATATGGACATAGAGCAAATCAATTAGCTAGGTATTTTAATAAAAGACTAAATGAGAGGATATCTCCACATGGATTGTACACTTCTCAATGGGGAATCATATTATATTTATACCAAAGGGGAGAGTGTACACAGGTTGAACTGTGTCAATATCTTTGCGTTGAGGCCCCAACTATTACTAGAACATTAAGTAGAATGGAAGAAATGGGCTGGATAATTAGAGGAGAAGGGAAGGATAAAAGGCAAAGGCTTATTAGTTTAACAGATAAGGCCTATGAAATGTTTCCTAAATGGAGTGCAGAATCATATAATCTAGAACAAGAGGCTATGCAAAACATAGATAAAGAAGAATTAGAAATATTTAAAAAGGTTTTACTTCAAATGATGAAAAACCTAGAATAG